The Rhizobium leguminosarum genome includes a region encoding these proteins:
- a CDS encoding heme ABC transporter permease, which yields MSETSLAISKFSDLANPTRFLALAARAIPWLAGITTLCFAAGLYLSFATEGDYQQGETVRIMYVHVPSAWLSMMCYTIMSVSAIGTLVWRHPLADVSAKAAAPLGAAFTLLALVTGSLWGKPMWGTWWVWDARLTSVFVLFLMYLGLIALGRAIDDPSKAARVSAVLILVGFVNIPIIKFSVEWWNTLHQSASVLRLDGPAIDPEFLRPLFVMAIAFTLLFFTLHIMAMRNEIWRRRIAAQRRLAARMASRED from the coding sequence ATGAGCGAAACGAGCCTTGCCATCAGCAAATTCAGTGATCTCGCCAATCCGACGCGGTTTCTGGCGCTGGCGGCGCGCGCCATTCCGTGGCTGGCCGGCATCACCACCCTCTGTTTCGCGGCCGGCCTCTATCTGAGCTTCGCCACCGAAGGCGATTACCAGCAGGGCGAGACTGTGCGCATCATGTATGTGCATGTGCCCTCGGCCTGGCTTTCGATGATGTGCTATACGATCATGAGCGTCTCGGCGATCGGCACGCTGGTCTGGCGCCATCCGCTGGCCGATGTCTCCGCCAAGGCCGCAGCCCCGCTCGGCGCCGCCTTTACCCTGCTTGCACTCGTCACCGGTTCGCTCTGGGGCAAGCCGATGTGGGGTACCTGGTGGGTCTGGGATGCGCGGCTCACCTCCGTCTTCGTTCTCTTCCTGATGTATCTCGGGCTGATTGCGCTCGGCCGTGCCATCGACGATCCGTCGAAGGCCGCGCGCGTCAGCGCCGTGCTCATCCTCGTCGGCTTCGTCAACATCCCGATCATCAAATTTTCTGTGGAGTGGTGGAACACGCTGCACCAGTCGGCAAGCGTGCTGCGCCTCGACGGCCCGGCGATCGATCCGGAATTCCTGCGGCCGCTCTTTGTCATGGCGATCGCCTTCACCCTGCTCTTCTTCACGCTGCACATCATGGCAATGAGGAACGAGATCTGGCGCCGCCGCATCGCCGCCCAGCGCCGTCTTGCCGCCCGCATGGCGAGCCGGGAGGATTAA
- a CDS encoding DUF1223 domain-containing protein → MSPRFLLPLIASVVLSGPLQADDGTPKGVVELFTSQGCSSCPPADAAFRKLVNQGDVIALAYHVDYWNYLGWADTLSSKENTERQYGYAKTMGRSNVYTPQAIVNGRDHLAGADLNGINSKIDTYSSEGNGLTVPISAAMRGDELEIKIGAGQGRANVVMVYFDKEKTIDVEKGENSGQKISYLHSVTNVETVGMWDGKATSLTLPASVLQRPQLEGCAILLQSATADGDPAAILGATVVMAGKNI, encoded by the coding sequence ATGTCCCCCCGTTTTTTGCTTCCGCTAATCGCCAGCGTTGTTCTGTCGGGCCCGCTGCAGGCCGACGACGGCACGCCGAAAGGTGTTGTCGAACTCTTCACGTCGCAGGGCTGCTCCTCCTGTCCTCCCGCTGATGCCGCTTTTCGCAAGCTGGTGAACCAGGGCGATGTCATCGCGCTCGCCTATCATGTCGATTACTGGAACTATCTCGGCTGGGCCGATACGCTGAGCTCCAAGGAAAATACCGAGCGACAGTATGGCTATGCCAAGACGATGGGCCGCAGCAACGTCTACACGCCGCAAGCCATCGTCAACGGACGTGACCATTTGGCCGGCGCCGATCTGAATGGCATCAACAGCAAGATCGATACCTATAGCAGCGAAGGCAACGGGCTGACCGTTCCGATCAGTGCCGCGATGCGCGGCGACGAGTTGGAGATCAAGATCGGCGCGGGACAGGGCAGAGCCAATGTCGTGATGGTCTATTTCGATAAGGAAAAGACGATCGACGTCGAAAAGGGCGAGAACAGCGGCCAGAAGATCTCCTATCTGCACAGCGTCACCAATGTCGAAACCGTCGGCATGTGGGACGGTAAGGCAACCAGTCTGACGCTGCCGGCCAGCGTCCTGCAGCGGCCGCAGCTCGAGGGCTGCGCCATCCTGCTGCAATCGGCAACCGCAGACGGCGATCCGGCTGCGATCCTTGGCGCGACCGTGGTGATGGCTGGCAAAAATATATGA
- a CDS encoding DsbE family thiol:disulfide interchange protein encodes MNDTPENIAAKPRGLGRYALALLPLVVFGGIAATAAKMLYDQDFHGKNIAEIPSALIGTKAPALNLPPLDGANLPALTDAAIKGKLTLVNVFASWCLPCREEHPILKELAKDGRLNIVAINYKDQSDNALRFLGELGNPFRAIGIDPNGKAAIDWGVYGIPESYLVGPDGTILYKRVGPFDDISLKEGLFPAMEKTLGKPTS; translated from the coding sequence ATGAACGACACGCCGGAAAACATCGCCGCCAAGCCGCGCGGGCTTGGCCGTTACGCATTGGCGCTGCTGCCGCTCGTCGTCTTCGGCGGCATTGCTGCCACGGCCGCAAAGATGCTCTACGACCAGGATTTCCATGGCAAGAACATCGCCGAAATTCCCTCCGCCCTGATCGGCACCAAGGCCCCGGCGCTGAACCTGCCGCCGCTCGACGGCGCCAACCTGCCGGCGCTGACCGATGCGGCAATCAAGGGCAAGCTGACCCTCGTCAACGTCTTCGCCTCATGGTGCCTCCCCTGCCGGGAAGAACATCCGATACTGAAAGAACTGGCGAAAGACGGACGGCTGAACATCGTCGCCATCAATTACAAGGACCAGAGCGACAACGCCCTGCGTTTCCTCGGCGAGCTCGGCAACCCCTTTCGGGCGATCGGCATCGATCCGAACGGCAAGGCAGCGATCGACTGGGGTGTCTACGGCATTCCGGAAAGCTATCTGGTCGGGCCTGACGGCACGATCCTCTACAAGCGCGTCGGCCCCTTCGACGATATCAGTCTGAAGGAAGGGCTTTTTCCAGCGATGGAAAAGACGCTCGGCAAGCCGACTTCCTGA
- a CDS encoding DUF2585 domain-containing protein, whose product MSAVDVETRVRHQNFWFIACLAVLIIQIVAEYMMGRVPICACGTVKLWEGGVNTSGNSQHLTDWYTPSHIIHGFLFYGLAHLILRGKPLAARLLLALVIESGWELLENSPLIIDRYRTATIALDYYGDSILNSAMDTVFMCVGFFFARRAPVALTVAIAIFFEIFTGYVIRDNLTLNVVMLIWPVEAIKVWQGGV is encoded by the coding sequence GTGAGCGCTGTCGACGTAGAAACTCGCGTAAGACACCAGAACTTCTGGTTTATCGCCTGCCTTGCGGTGCTGATCATTCAGATCGTCGCCGAATATATGATGGGCCGCGTGCCGATCTGCGCCTGCGGCACTGTCAAGCTGTGGGAGGGCGGGGTCAATACCAGCGGCAATTCGCAGCATCTGACGGATTGGTACACGCCGTCGCACATCATCCACGGCTTCCTGTTCTACGGGCTCGCGCATCTCATCCTGCGCGGCAAGCCGTTGGCGGCAAGGCTGCTGCTGGCGCTGGTGATCGAATCCGGCTGGGAGCTGCTTGAAAATTCACCTCTCATCATCGACCGCTACCGTACGGCGACGATCGCGCTCGATTATTACGGCGACAGCATCCTGAATTCGGCGATGGACACCGTCTTCATGTGCGTCGGCTTCTTCTTCGCGCGGCGCGCACCGGTGGCGCTGACGGTGGCGATCGCCATCTTCTTCGAGATTTTCACCGGCTACGTGATCCGCGACAACCTGACGCTCAACGTGGTGATGCTGATCTGGCCGGTGGAGGCGATCAAGGTCTGGCAGGGTGGGGTGTAG
- the acnA gene encoding aconitate hydratase AcnA → MSKSLDSFNCRSTLSVNGKDYVYYSLPKAEANGLAGVSKLPYSMKVLLENLLRFEDGQSVTKEHILAVAEWLNNKGAVENEIAYRPARVLMQDFTGVPAVVDLAAMRDAMVSLGGDPEKINPLVPVDLVIDHSVIVDEFGTPQAFARNVELEYQRNGERYRFLKWGQQAFKNFRVVPPGTGICHQVNLEYLGQTVWTKEEDGETIAYPDTCVGTDSHTTMINGLGVLGWGVGGIEAEAAMLGQPVSMLLPEVIGFKLTGKLKEGVTATDLVLTVVQMLRKKGVVSKFVEFFGPGMDNMPLADRATIGNMGPEYGATCGFFPVDGETINYLTMSGRTHDRIALVEAYSKAQGMWREGDGSELVFTDTLELDLNDVVPSMAGPKRPEGRISLENIATGFAGSMDADYKKPGQLNNRYAVEGTDFDLGHGDVAIAAITSCTNTSNPSVLIAAGLLARNAVAKGLKTKPWVKTSLAPGSQVVGEYLAKSGLQADLDKLGFNLVGFGCTTCIGNSGPLPAPISKTINDKGLIVSGVLSGNRNFEGRISPDVQANYLASPPLVVAYALAGTVQMDLTKEPIGEDPSGNPVYLKDIWPTSKEVQEFILKYVTRELYESKYADVFKGDVNWQAVQVPPGQTYAWDDNSTYVQNPPYFVGMGKKGTGVSDIKSARVLGLFGDKITTDHISPAGSIKAASPAGAYLIGHDVAVADFNQYGTRRGNHEVMMRGTFANIRIRNHMLGPNGKEGGYTIHYPSKEETSIYDAAMQYKQEGVPLVIFAGVEYGNGSSRDWAAKGTNLLGVKAVVAQSFERIHRSNLVGMGIIPFVFEEGTTWQSLGLKGDELVTIEGLEKIKPRERKIARITYGDGTVKEVPLLSRVDTLDEVIYLNNGGILQTVLRDLAA, encoded by the coding sequence GTGTCTAAATCTCTTGACAGTTTCAATTGTCGTTCCACGCTTTCCGTCAACGGGAAGGACTATGTCTATTACAGCCTGCCCAAGGCTGAGGCAAACGGTCTGGCCGGCGTGTCGAAGCTTCCCTATTCGATGAAGGTGCTGCTCGAAAACCTGCTGCGCTTCGAAGACGGCCAGTCGGTCACCAAGGAGCACATCCTGGCCGTTGCCGAATGGCTGAACAATAAGGGTGCGGTCGAAAACGAAATCGCCTATCGCCCGGCGCGCGTGCTGATGCAGGACTTCACCGGCGTTCCCGCCGTCGTCGATCTTGCCGCGATGCGCGACGCGATGGTGTCGCTCGGCGGCGATCCGGAGAAGATCAACCCGCTCGTTCCCGTCGACCTCGTCATCGACCACTCCGTCATCGTCGACGAATTCGGCACGCCGCAGGCTTTCGCCAGGAATGTGGAGCTGGAATACCAGCGCAACGGCGAGCGCTACCGCTTCCTGAAGTGGGGCCAGCAGGCTTTCAAGAATTTCCGCGTCGTGCCTCCCGGCACCGGCATCTGTCATCAGGTCAATCTCGAATATCTCGGCCAGACCGTCTGGACCAAGGAAGAGGACGGCGAGACGATCGCCTATCCGGATACCTGCGTCGGCACCGACAGCCACACGACGATGATCAACGGTCTCGGCGTTCTCGGCTGGGGTGTGGGCGGTATCGAAGCGGAAGCTGCGATGCTCGGCCAGCCGGTCTCGATGCTGCTTCCCGAAGTCATCGGCTTCAAGCTGACCGGTAAGCTCAAGGAAGGCGTCACGGCGACCGACCTCGTTCTCACCGTCGTGCAGATGCTGCGCAAGAAGGGCGTCGTTTCGAAGTTCGTCGAATTCTTCGGCCCCGGCATGGACAACATGCCGCTCGCCGACCGCGCGACGATCGGCAACATGGGTCCGGAATATGGCGCGACCTGCGGCTTCTTCCCGGTCGACGGCGAAACCATCAATTACCTCACCATGTCCGGCCGCACGCATGACCGGATCGCGCTCGTCGAAGCCTATTCGAAGGCGCAAGGCATGTGGCGCGAGGGCGATGGTTCCGAGCTCGTCTTCACCGACACGCTGGAACTCGATCTTAACGACGTCGTGCCGTCAATGGCCGGCCCGAAGCGTCCGGAAGGCCGCATTTCGCTCGAGAACATCGCGACCGGCTTCGCCGGCTCGATGGATGCCGACTACAAGAAGCCCGGCCAGCTGAACAATCGCTATGCGGTTGAAGGCACCGACTTCGATCTCGGCCACGGCGACGTGGCGATCGCTGCCATCACGTCGTGCACCAACACCTCCAACCCGTCAGTGCTGATCGCCGCCGGCCTTCTTGCCCGCAACGCTGTTGCCAAGGGCCTGAAGACGAAGCCGTGGGTGAAGACCTCGCTGGCACCGGGAAGCCAAGTCGTCGGCGAATATCTCGCCAAATCGGGCCTGCAGGCCGATCTCGACAAGCTCGGCTTCAACCTCGTCGGCTTCGGCTGCACCACCTGCATCGGCAATTCCGGCCCGCTGCCGGCGCCGATCTCGAAGACGATCAACGACAAGGGCCTTATCGTTTCCGGCGTTCTCTCCGGCAACCGTAACTTCGAAGGCCGCATCTCGCCCGACGTGCAGGCGAACTACCTCGCATCTCCGCCGCTCGTCGTCGCTTATGCGCTTGCCGGTACGGTGCAGATGGATCTGACCAAGGAGCCGATCGGCGAGGACCCGAGCGGCAATCCTGTTTATCTCAAGGACATCTGGCCGACCTCTAAGGAAGTCCAGGAATTCATCCTGAAATACGTGACCCGCGAACTCTACGAAAGCAAATATGCCGATGTCTTCAAGGGCGACGTCAACTGGCAGGCCGTTCAGGTCCCGCCGGGCCAGACCTATGCCTGGGACGACAATTCGACCTATGTGCAGAACCCGCCCTACTTCGTCGGCATGGGCAAGAAGGGCACCGGCGTCTCCGACATCAAGAGCGCCCGCGTTCTCGGCCTGTTCGGCGACAAGATCACCACCGACCACATCTCGCCGGCTGGTTCGATCAAGGCGGCATCGCCGGCCGGCGCCTACCTCATCGGCCATGACGTTGCCGTTGCCGACTTCAACCAGTACGGCACGCGCCGCGGTAACCATGAAGTGATGATGCGCGGCACCTTCGCCAATATCCGCATCCGCAACCACATGCTCGGCCCGAACGGCAAGGAAGGTGGCTACACCATCCATTATCCGTCGAAGGAAGAGACCTCGATCTACGACGCCGCGATGCAGTACAAGCAGGAAGGCGTGCCGCTCGTCATCTTCGCCGGTGTCGAATACGGCAACGGCTCCTCGCGCGACTGGGCTGCCAAGGGCACCAACCTGCTCGGCGTCAAGGCGGTGGTCGCCCAGTCCTTCGAGCGCATCCATCGCTCGAATTTGGTCGGCATGGGCATCATTCCCTTCGTCTTCGAAGAGGGCACGACCTGGCAGAGCCTCGGCCTCAAGGGCGACGAACTCGTCACCATCGAAGGTCTGGAAAAAATCAAGCCGCGCGAGAGGAAGATTGCCAGGATCACCTATGGCGACGGCACCGTGAAAGAGGTTCCGCTGCTGTCGCGCGTCGATACGCTCGACGAGGTGATCTACCTCAACAATGGCGGCATCCTGCAGACGGTTCTGCGCGATCTCGCCGCCTGA
- the mtaB gene encoding tRNA (N(6)-L-threonylcarbamoyladenosine(37)-C(2))-methylthiotransferase MtaB — MSGIEVITFGCRLNTYESEVMKAQAEKAGLNNAILVNTCAVTGEAVRQARQAIRRARRDNPHARIIVTGCAAQTEKQTFAAMAEVDAVLGNEEKLTSASYRSLPDFGVSAEEKLRVNDIMSVKATAPQMVRHIDGHVRAFIQVQNGCDHRCTFCIIPYGRGNSRSVPMGAVVDQARNLVDGGYREIVLTGVDATSYGSDLPGAPTLGLLAKTLLKQIPDIRRLRLSSIDSIEADAHLMDLIADEPRFMPHLHLSLQHGDDMILKRMKRRHLRADALRFIEDARRLRPEMSFGADMIAGFPTETEEMFENAVRLAEEAGIAHLHVFPYSPRPGTPAARMPQLDRSLVKDRAARLRAAGHMLHQSHLDGMIGTRQWLLVENNGLAHTENFTLVAAPGLRPGELVPVTITGHNGKHLDMQLTAAAAA; from the coding sequence GTGAGCGGCATCGAGGTCATTACCTTCGGCTGCCGCCTCAACACATATGAATCCGAGGTGATGAAGGCGCAGGCTGAGAAGGCCGGGCTCAACAACGCCATCCTGGTCAATACCTGTGCCGTGACCGGCGAGGCCGTGCGCCAGGCCCGCCAGGCGATCCGCCGGGCACGGCGCGACAATCCGCATGCCCGCATCATCGTCACCGGCTGCGCCGCGCAGACGGAAAAGCAGACCTTCGCCGCGATGGCGGAGGTCGATGCCGTGCTCGGCAACGAGGAGAAGCTGACGAGCGCCTCCTATCGCAGCCTGCCGGATTTCGGCGTTTCGGCCGAAGAGAAGCTGCGGGTCAACGACATCATGAGCGTCAAGGCGACGGCGCCGCAGATGGTCAGGCACATCGACGGCCATGTGCGTGCGTTCATCCAGGTGCAGAATGGTTGCGACCATCGCTGCACCTTCTGCATCATTCCCTATGGCCGCGGCAATTCCCGCTCGGTGCCGATGGGAGCCGTCGTCGATCAGGCCCGCAATCTCGTCGACGGCGGTTATCGCGAGATCGTGCTGACCGGGGTCGATGCCACCAGCTATGGCAGCGATCTGCCGGGCGCCCCGACGCTCGGGCTGTTGGCGAAGACGTTGCTGAAGCAGATCCCCGATATCCGCCGGCTCAGGCTTTCCTCGATCGACAGCATCGAGGCCGACGCCCACCTGATGGATCTGATTGCCGACGAGCCACGTTTCATGCCGCATCTGCATCTGTCGCTGCAGCATGGCGACGACATGATCCTGAAGCGCATGAAGCGCCGGCATTTACGCGCCGATGCGTTGCGTTTCATCGAGGATGCGCGCCGCCTCCGCCCCGAGATGAGCTTCGGCGCCGATATGATTGCCGGCTTTCCCACCGAAACCGAAGAGATGTTCGAGAATGCCGTGAGGCTGGCCGAAGAGGCTGGCATCGCCCATCTGCATGTCTTCCCCTACAGTCCGCGTCCCGGCACACCGGCCGCCCGCATGCCGCAGCTCGACCGGTCGCTGGTCAAGGATCGCGCCGCAAGGCTACGCGCCGCTGGACATATGCTGCATCAATCCCATCTCGATGGGATGATCGGAACCCGGCAATGGCTGCTTGTTGAAAACAACGGCCTGGCGCATACGGAGAACTTCACGCTGGTCGCTGCCCCCGGCCTTCGTCCCGGTGAACTTGTGCCGGTCACGATCACCGGCCACAATGGCAAGCATCTCGACATGCAATTGACGGCCGCAGCAGCGGCCTGA
- a CDS encoding septation protein A, whose translation MSTESDITPSAADRHHPLLKLALELGPLMIFFFANLRGQWLVETFPALSELGGPLFVATGLFMAATIISLIVSKIVLGHLPIMPFVSGIVVVIFGSLSIWLQNETFIKMKPTIVNALFGVALLGGLAFGKSLLGYVFNAAFQLDAEGWRKLTIRWGIFFLFLAVLNEVVWRNFSDSTWVAFKVWGTMPITIIFTLAQMPLVLKHSVNLETEGEK comes from the coding sequence ATGAGCACCGAGAGCGATATCACCCCGTCTGCTGCCGACCGGCATCACCCGCTGTTGAAACTGGCGCTGGAACTCGGGCCGCTGATGATCTTCTTCTTCGCCAATCTGCGCGGTCAGTGGCTGGTGGAGACGTTTCCTGCTCTTTCCGAATTGGGCGGACCGCTGTTCGTTGCGACCGGCCTCTTCATGGCGGCGACGATCATCTCGCTGATCGTTTCGAAGATCGTGCTCGGCCATCTGCCGATCATGCCTTTTGTATCGGGCATCGTCGTCGTCATCTTCGGCTCGCTGTCGATCTGGCTGCAGAACGAGACCTTCATCAAGATGAAGCCGACCATCGTCAACGCGCTCTTCGGGGTGGCGCTGCTCGGCGGGCTGGCCTTCGGCAAGTCGCTGCTCGGCTATGTCTTCAACGCCGCGTTCCAGCTCGATGCCGAGGGCTGGCGCAAGCTCACCATCCGCTGGGGCATCTTCTTTCTCTTCCTCGCGGTGCTGAACGAAGTCGTCTGGCGCAATTTTTCCGACAGTACCTGGGTCGCCTTCAAGGTCTGGGGCACGATGCCGATCACCATCATCTTCACGCTGGCGCAGATGCCGCTGGTGCTGAAACATAGCGTCAACCTGGAAACGGAAGGCGAGAAGTGA
- the ccmA gene encoding heme ABC exporter ATP-binding protein CcmA, which produces MHLTAENLAARRGEDLIFVNISFHLAAGEALVLTGKNGSGKSTLLRVVAGLLRPEKGTVIFHGEESPGGRHPGEVSHYLGHRNAMKNELTVAENLDFWRTFLGNTGSAALSVEDATDAVGLSGITHLPFGYLSAGQQRRIAFAKLLVAHRPVWILDEPTAALDASADRLFADLIMTHLEKGGIVLAATHQPLGLRNAQELKMTGFAGVDAGVWG; this is translated from the coding sequence ATGCATCTCACCGCCGAAAATCTGGCTGCAAGGCGCGGTGAGGATCTCATTTTCGTTAACATTTCCTTTCACTTGGCGGCCGGCGAGGCGCTTGTCCTGACCGGAAAAAATGGATCGGGAAAGTCCACTTTGCTGCGTGTCGTCGCCGGCCTCCTCAGGCCGGAAAAAGGCACTGTCATATTTCACGGCGAAGAGAGCCCGGGAGGCAGGCACCCCGGCGAGGTCAGCCACTACCTTGGCCACCGAAATGCGATGAAGAATGAACTTACGGTTGCAGAAAATCTCGATTTCTGGCGCACCTTTCTCGGCAATACAGGCTCCGCCGCCCTCTCCGTCGAGGACGCCACTGACGCCGTCGGTCTTTCCGGCATCACCCACCTTCCCTTCGGTTATCTCTCCGCCGGCCAGCAGCGCCGGATAGCTTTCGCCAAACTGCTCGTCGCCCACCGCCCCGTCTGGATCCTCGACGAACCGACCGCCGCACTCGACGCCAGCGCCGACCGGCTGTTTGCCGATTTGATCATGACGCATCTGGAAAAGGGCGGCATCGTGCTGGCGGCAACGCATCAGCCCTTGGGGCTGAGGAATGCGCAGGAATTGAAGATGACGGGCTTTGCCGGAGTCGATGCGGGGGTGTGGGGGTGA
- the ccmB gene encoding heme exporter protein CcmB, whose protein sequence is MTALFLRDLKLSIRTGGGALIGVLFFLTIVAVIPFGVGPDLKLLSRIGPAIVWIGALLAALLGLDRLFQAERDDGSLDLMLIQESPLVLTVLVKCFAHWTATSLPLVIASPLLGLFMNMDETAIGATMLTLLVGSPAITFIGAVGAAVAVALPRGGLLVSILVLPLTIPVLIFGVSATYAAIEDPAPFLPPFLILIALTLFFAVIGPAAAALALRNTAD, encoded by the coding sequence ATGACCGCCCTCTTCCTCCGCGACCTGAAACTCTCGATTCGCACCGGCGGCGGTGCGCTGATCGGCGTTCTGTTCTTCCTGACCATCGTCGCCGTCATTCCCTTCGGCGTCGGTCCCGATCTCAAACTGCTGTCGCGCATCGGCCCCGCCATCGTCTGGATCGGCGCGCTGCTTGCCGCCCTTCTCGGCCTCGACCGGCTGTTCCAGGCCGAGCGCGACGACGGATCGCTCGACTTGATGCTGATACAGGAATCGCCGCTCGTCCTCACCGTGCTGGTCAAATGCTTCGCCCATTGGACGGCCACCAGCCTGCCGCTGGTCATCGCCTCGCCGCTGCTCGGCCTCTTCATGAACATGGACGAGACGGCGATCGGCGCGACCATGCTGACGCTGCTGGTCGGCTCGCCCGCCATCACCTTCATCGGCGCCGTGGGTGCTGCCGTTGCCGTGGCGCTGCCCCGCGGCGGCCTGCTGGTCTCGATCCTCGTGCTGCCGCTGACCATTCCGGTGCTGATCTTCGGCGTCAGCGCCACCTATGCCGCAATCGAGGATCCCGCCCCCTTCCTGCCGCCCTTCCTGATCCTCATTGCGCTGACACTCTTCTTCGCGGTCATCGGCCCGGCAGCCGCCGCCCTGGCGCTGCGAAACACAGCGGATTGA
- the ccmD gene encoding heme exporter protein CcmD — MTHAFYVYASYGFAALVTIAVTAWTWADGRARRTELAALEAAGIRRRSARPKDSVGDGE; from the coding sequence GTGACACATGCCTTTTACGTCTACGCTTCCTATGGCTTTGCAGCCCTGGTGACGATCGCCGTAACGGCCTGGACGTGGGCCGACGGCCGCGCCCGCCGCACGGAACTCGCCGCCCTTGAGGCTGCCGGCATTCGCCGCCGTTCGGCGCGCCCCAAGGACAGTGTGGGGGATGGCGAATGA
- the ftsY gene encoding signal recognition particle-docking protein FtsY: protein MALSFIKKVFTFGKPAEEPVPAAVEKELEPRSRDEDLPVADDPVLAEEMDTAGGPAADIDEGWVEAPVADDDVESAILPAADQLSDMGVVPLSLLEAEAAAEAETESQAAAETVTEQPPSVPLGHLPHEATDPGETAALEQPADLEESVEKPPEEIPTEPEEIPTEDDAGLDSPSQPISPPVGEMPGRAEGGNPAAEPETGSPILPRGFATGPKVVEPEPVVLQPKLSWFQRLRNGLARTSSQLTGQITALFTKRKLDDETLQDLEDLLIQADLGVETAMRVTDTLASERYGKDVTGEDVSRIMASEIAKVLKPVAKPLQLDLSHKPHVILVVGVNGTGKTTTIGKLAAKLSGAGLKVMLAAGDTFRAAAIEQLKIWADRTKSEFIGTKLGADAAGLAYDAFEQAKAKKCDVLIVDTAGRLQNKAELMAELEKIVRVLGKLDPDAPHTVLQTLDATTGQNALSQVEIFRNVAGVNGLIMTKLDGTARGGILVAISAKHKLPVYFIGVGEGVEDLEPFEAEDFAHAIAGLGQ, encoded by the coding sequence ATGGCGCTCAGTTTCATCAAAAAGGTCTTTACCTTCGGCAAGCCGGCTGAAGAACCTGTGCCTGCGGCCGTGGAAAAGGAGTTGGAGCCGCGTTCGCGCGACGAAGATCTGCCGGTTGCTGACGATCCAGTGCTGGCCGAGGAAATGGATACTGCCGGCGGGCCCGCTGCAGATATTGACGAGGGCTGGGTCGAGGCGCCGGTTGCTGACGATGATGTCGAATCCGCAATCCTGCCCGCCGCCGACCAATTGAGCGATATGGGTGTCGTGCCGCTTTCATTGCTGGAAGCCGAGGCAGCAGCGGAGGCGGAGACTGAAAGCCAGGCGGCCGCCGAAACCGTTACGGAACAACCACCTTCTGTCCCTCTGGGACATCTCCCGCACGAGGCGACAGATCCTGGGGAGACCGCAGCGCTGGAACAGCCGGCTGACCTCGAAGAGAGCGTCGAAAAGCCTCCGGAAGAGATTCCGACCGAGCCGGAAGAGATTCCGACTGAGGATGACGCAGGGCTGGATTCGCCCTCCCAGCCAATCTCCCCACCTGTGGGGGAGATGCCCGGCAGGGCAGAGGGGGGCAACCCCGCGGCCGAACCGGAGACCGGCTCTCCCATCCTCCCCAGAGGCTTTGCCACCGGCCCGAAGGTCGTCGAGCCGGAGCCCGTTGTCCTGCAGCCGAAACTCAGCTGGTTCCAGCGCCTGCGCAACGGCCTTGCACGCACCTCTTCGCAGCTGACCGGCCAGATCACCGCGCTCTTCACCAAGCGCAAGCTCGATGACGAGACGCTGCAGGATCTCGAGGATCTGCTGATCCAGGCCGATCTCGGCGTCGAGACCGCCATGCGCGTTACCGACACGCTTGCTTCCGAGCGCTATGGCAAGGATGTCACCGGCGAGGATGTCAGCCGGATCATGGCGTCGGAAATCGCCAAGGTCCTGAAGCCGGTCGCCAAGCCGCTGCAGCTCGACCTCTCGCACAAGCCGCATGTCATCCTCGTCGTCGGCGTCAACGGCACCGGCAAGACGACGACGATCGGCAAGCTTGCGGCAAAGCTTTCCGGCGCCGGGCTGAAGGTGATGCTGGCTGCCGGCGATACGTTCCGGGCGGCGGCGATCGAGCAGCTGAAAATCTGGGCCGACCGGACGAAATCCGAATTCATCGGCACCAAGCTCGGCGCCGATGCCGCCGGCCTTGCCTATGATGCCTTCGAACAGGCAAAGGCAAAAAAATGCGACGTGCTGATCGTCGATACCGCCGGCCGCCTGCAGAACAAGGCAGAGCTGATGGCCGAGCTCGAGAAGATCGTCCGCGTGCTCGGCAAACTCGATCCCGATGCGCCGCATACCGTGCTGCAGACGCTTGATGCCACGACGGGGCAGAACGCGCTCAGCCAGGTCGAGATCTTCCGCAACGTCGCTGGTGTCAACGGGCTGATCATGACCAAGCTCGATGGCACGGCCCGCGGCGGCATTCTCGTCGCCATCTCCGCCAAGCACAAGCTGCCGGTCTATTTCATCGGCGTCGGCGAGGGCGTCGAGGATCTGGAGCCGTTCGAGGCCGAGGATTTTGCCCATGCCATTGCCGGACTTGGGCAATGA